In Pseudorasbora parva isolate DD20220531a chromosome 20, ASM2467924v1, whole genome shotgun sequence, a single window of DNA contains:
- the LOC137049277 gene encoding gastrula zinc finger protein XlCGF57.1-like yields MVIIKVESEDLKIEEICSVKDEETEEQTKKVESEESEELKIEETFSVKDEETEEQTKKVECEELKIEEIFSVKDEETEEQTEASRDLNEREEDHSDKHHDFMTGERTTRAKKTCSKKRAQKTETKSFTCQQCGKSFTHTGRLIVHMRIHTGEKPYTCRQCGKSFRHKGNLVAHMRVHTGESPYACQQCEKSFGHKGNLVAHMRVHTGEKPFTCTLCGNGFTQEQSLKKHMNVHTGEKPFTCTQCGNSFTWEQSLRDHMNSHTGEQAFACDQCGNSFGRKLTLNCHMRIHTGEKPFKCEQCGKSFTQLGSLTVHRRVHTGEKLYTCQQCGKSFTHTGSLIVHMRIHTGEKPYTCRQCGKSFRNKGNLVAHMRVHTGESPYACQQCEKSFGHKGNLVAHMRVHTGEKPFTCTLCGNGFTQEHSLKKHMNVHTGEKLTPSLEILTHPSGSKFNLPASVV; encoded by the exons ATGGTGATTATTAAAGTGGAGAGTGAAGACTTGAAGATTGAAGAAATATGCAGCGTGAAagatgaagaaactgaggaacaaacaaAGAAAGTGGAGAGTGAAGAGAGTGAAGAGTTaaagattgaagaaacattcagtgtgaaagatgaagaaactgaggaacaaacaaAGAAAGTGGAGTGTGAAGAGTTAAAGATTGAAGAAATATTCAGTGTGAAagatgaagaaactgaggaacaaacag AGGCGAGTCGTGACCTCAATGAAAGGGAAGAAGACCATTCTGATAAACATCATGATTTCATGACTGGAGAAAGAACAACACGGGCTAAAAAGACTTGCTCTAAAAAAAGAGCTCAAAAGACAGAAACTAAAAgtttcacctgccaacagtgtggaaagagtttcactcacaCAGGACGCCTTATAGTCCACATgaggattcacactggagagaagccttacacctgccgacagtgtggaaagagtttcagacATAAAGGAAACCTTGTAgcccacatgagagttcacacagGAGAGAGCCCTTATGCCTGCCAACAATGTGAAAAGAGCTTCGGACATAAAGGAAACCTAGTAgcccacatgagagttcacactggtgAGAAGCCGTTCACCTGCACTCTGTGTGGGAATGGCTTCACACAGGAACAAAGCCTTAAGAAACACATGAatgttcacactggagagaagccgttcacctGCACTCAGTGCGGGAATAGCTTCACATGGGAACAAAGCCTTAGGGATCACATGAATAGTCACACTGGAGAACAGGCATTTGCATGTGATCAGTGCGGAAATAGTTTCGGACGTAAATTAACTCTTAATtgtcacatgagaattcacactggagagaagccattcAAATGtgaacagtgtggaaagagtttcactcaatTAGGAAGCCTTACAGTCCACAGGAGAgttcacaccggagagaagctttacacctgccaacagtgtggaaagagtttcactcacaCAGGAAGCCTTATAGTCCACATgaggattcacactggagagaagccttacacctgccgacagtgtggaaagagtttcagaaATAAAGGAAACCTTGTAgcccacatgagagttcacacagGAGAGAGCCCTTATGCCTGCcaacagtgtgaaaagagcTTCGGACATAAAGGAAACCTAGTGgcccacatgagagttcacactggagagaagccgttcacctGCACTCTGTGTGGGAATGGCTTCACACAGGAACATAGCCTTAAGAAACACATGAatgttcacactggagagaaacttacacctagcctagaaatcttgacgcaccctagcggcagcaaatttaatttgcccgcaagtgtggtctag
- the LOC137049396 gene encoding gastrula zinc finger protein XlCGF7.1-like, whose amino-acid sequence MWVWLVRLTYTCTLCGNSITWEQSLRDHMNSHTGEQAFACDQCGKSFGRKLTLNCHMRIHTGEKPFKCEQCGKSFTQLGSLIVHTRVHTGEKLYTCQQCGKSFTLKGNLVAHMGVHSEEKSFKCEQCGKSFRNKDNLKGHMRVHSGEKPFKCEQCGKSFRYKDSLKGHMRVHMRIGFTDRK is encoded by the coding sequence atgtgggtctggcttgtcaggctaacttacACCTGCACTCTGTGTGGGAATAGCATTACATGGGAACAAAGCCTTAGGGATCACATGAATAGTCACACTGGAGAACAGGCATTTGCATGTGATCAGTGCGGAAAGAGTTTCGGACGTAAATTAACTCTTAATtgtcacatgagaattcacactggagagaagccattcAAATGtgaacagtgtggaaagagtttcactcaatTAGGAAGCCTTATAGTCCACACGAGAgttcacaccggagagaagctttacacctgccaacagtgtggaaagagtttcactctaAAAGGAAACCTTGTAGCCCACATGGGAGTTCACAGTGAAGAGAAGTCATTTAAATGtgaacagtgtggaaagagtttcagaaATAAAGATAACCTTAAGggccacatgagagttcacagtGGAGAGAAGCCATTTAAATGtgaacagtgtggaaagagtttcagatATAAAGATAGCCTTAAGggccacatgagagttcacatgAGAATTGGTTTTACAGACAGGAAATGA